The Pochonia chlamydosporia 170 chromosome 3, whole genome shotgun sequence genome contains the following window.
TGTGGTTGGCCTCTCGCCAGGCACGGTGTGCAAATCCGAGAGAGTCAAAGATTTCGAGAGTGCGACATTGCAAACCATCTGCTTGGCCGTTGAAGATTTTGGTGCCACGCTTGTCGACGATGCGAGCATGCACTCCGCACTTGGCCAGCGATGTGGCCATCATTAGCCCTGCTGGGCCTGCGCCGATGATGAGAACATCAACCTTGGACTCGGGAATTAAAGCCATGATGACGGCGTGAGTAAACTGTGGGCTTGGTCTCGAGGTGCCAGCTAAGAATGGGTGACGGCTTGTATAGATACACCATCTCGAGACACTCTGGTTCGCTGAGCGAGCGATGGCTTATTTATAATGGTGGAAGGTTACACACGCACAAGCACTTGACGTGAAGGGTAGTCATTCATCTACAGTCATAAAAGAGAGAACTTCCGGACACTTGCCAAACCAAGTGACTGCCTCGTCTATCCGAGCCATTCAGCATGTCCACATTACACATTGCATAACTCTGCGAGACGGGGACCGGaacattgatgaattgtTTTCAGCCACTTGGACCAGCGAGTCGCATCGGATGATGAAGGGTCTTGGCGCGGGGAGCAGTGGAAACATCCGAGACATGCTGGCCAAACCCATTGGGCGTTGTGAGTGGCGTCCATGAGAGATTGATAACTGGCGAATCCCCTCCTTTGTGTGTTTTGGGATGATCTTGTACTGGTGGCTCGATCGGCACCGTTTGTCAAGAGCAGCTTTTGTGGTCGGCTAGTCGGAACTTTTCCTGTTGACCGGATTGTACACTAGCAGCCACAAGCTTCGCAGAGGTAATGGACCAAGGTATCCGACAATAGAAATGTTCCGACTCCCTCCAAGTTGACTTGTTACGTGTGCGAATGCAAATCTGTGGAATAGGTTTGACTACAAAGTTTCACTGAAGCTTCAGAATACTCTTGGGAGGAGATATAGACGCTGAATTTACCCCCTTTGAGTAGATACGATGCATAGCCACAGCACTCAAGAGGATCCGGAGTGGTCCACTGCATCAGCTGATTGCAGGTTGGACTTCCATGTTGGGAGCTTTAATGTGCCTTATATCTTTACTCTACAGTTTAATCCTAGCAACAACCAACTAAGCGTTTccagcatcaccaacgcCACCGGCCCTCACTCGTGGCTCTCATTGTCTCCGGATCAACGTACTCTGTATGCAACGGCTTGGACCGAGCCAATCTCTACCATTGCGGCATATCGGTCCGTCGACTCAGGCGACGCGTTGCAGTTGCTGGGTTCCAAACCAGTCCGAAACAAGCCGGGCTATGTCAGCTGTTCCGATACTCATATTTACTGCGTAGGGGGCAATACCGGAGAGGTGTTCAGGGTCGACAGAAACGGTGGGATAGGGGATTTGGTTCAGGAACTTGACTTCGCGATTGATGAGGAACATGAGAAACCGGACACGGGGGCCAGTCGGCATTCAGTGCCCCACGGAGATTTCGGCGGCCTTCGCCATGGTGCACATGGGTGCGACCTCAGTCACGATGAGAAGGCATTATTCGTGGCAGATATCGGTAGAAACTGCACGTGGAGTTTCTCGGTGAACAAAACTGAGAAACTCGTACTTCAAGACCAGCAGAAACATGTTGCCCCCAGGGCTGATGATGGGCCACGGCACGTTTGGCCACACCCCAATGGAAAAGTATTGTATGTTGTTCAAGAGCACAGCAGCATTGTTGACGTTTTTTATATACAAAGGGACCGGGCTGGGGTTGTAAAGAGTCTGAATCACGCCCACGGTGCCAgcctcttgccagagggagAATGTGCTGCGCATTATTGGGCCGACGAGGTCCGACTCTCAACAGAATCGAACCCAAGGTATTTGTTTGCTTCCACCAGGGGTCTCGAAAGTCACACAAACGGCTACGTCTGTGTGTTTGGGCTGAATCAAAATGGTACTCTGACCCAGACGGTTGCCATTGATATTTGGGAAACACCAACTAGTGGTGGGATTGCAAATGCAATCGAGCCGGCGCCGTGGTCAACAAGGGTCTCGCAAGCGTGTCCATCAAAACACTTCATAGCCATGACTGACAGCGAAGCTTGCAAAGTCTTCATTCTCAGTTTTGACGGAAAGACAATATGCATGGTAAATTCCACCGTCCTAGAAGTACCTATGCGCAACCAGGTTGGTCAAAAGATGCTCGCACAACCAGCCACGGCAATTTGGGTTCGACCGAAGGCATGAGTATGAAGGTGATATAGCGGATAGAATGGCCTTAGAACAGCATTCATACTTTTATAGAAGTAAAGACTGTTCTTATTTTAAGAGTTAGAGGCGCCACAATGTGTTTGTCCATGTGAGAGGCATTATTCTACACAAACAGTTCTCGTAGCTTTCAAAGTAAGGTAGTTATCTACACTGGGCCTACACTGGAGAGCTCAGAGCGGAAACGAAAATGTAGCTCAAAATTCAAATACAAAACAACAGAGACAACCGTGACTGGGCGGCAAAAGAATTTGAGTCTCTTATAGCGCCCGATTCCAAGCCCTCACTTAGAACCTTAACCGGGCGTCGTCTACACGGGCTTACTTCTTGGGGCACGGTCGCCACTGAACGGCAATCTTGACAGTGAGCTTGCCACTAATGTGATCGACCTATACTAATAGTCAGAAAACTGCTTTGGTGGCATCATGAGCAGACAGGAGGCTTACGGCAATTAGCGCTGGCTTGCTCGTGGGTGAGATGTTGCATGCCGTGTTCATGTTAAGAATCGCAGTGCTACCGCCGCAGGGTGACCACGAAAAGATGCCCGGGCGTGACTGAAGGTCAAAGTTGCCGCTGTAATGTCCCTTGAGGGCAATCTTGTAGTCGACATGCTCTGCACCATTGCCCGTGAATGAAAATGTGTTGGTGCACTGGCCATTGACTCCGGCGGGTATCTCGGCGAAACCAATCATGTCAGTTTCGACAATGGAAAATCTGGACTGGTGTCAGACTCGTGTGACCATGATATGCGGAGATGGAGCCGCACGAGAGACTTACTGGAACCCAGAGTCAAATTCCATGTTAATGGTCAACTTGCAATTCTTTCTCCAGTCGGCAGGGAACGTTCCGGGGCCAGTTTCAACCTCATACTGTGAAAAGGTCGCTTCAAAAAGAGAACCGGTGGCGTCTACCTGCACATCAGCGGTCCCAGCCGGGCAGCCGCTTCCAAGCAGGCTAATGCCCCTGATCTTGACAGTGCTGGGGGCATCCCGGGTTTGGAGTGCCGCAGCagcggcaacaccaaagatGGCATTGAGGCTAGTAAGGAGACGCATTTTGGACAGAAGTGAGTAGGTTGGTTATTgtgggttgtggttgacggTTGGATCAGTTCTGTGGATGTTGGGGAAAACTGGCCGAGATGGCGGAATTTATACCTAGACCAGAGGCCTCTCTGGGGAAACAGTCGGAGCCTCTTTCCAAGCTTTGAGATGCACGAAACCCTCGACTGCATCTGGAACCGACTTGTGTATAGTTTGGGGCGAAATTCATCGCAAAAGGACCAGCTTGTATCAGCTTTAGCGAAGAACATGAGCGCTATTTTTTGAGGCGCCAGCCAAATCATACATCAATATTGATTCTTTAATATACCCAACTGATATAGACAAGGAGTAGGGTGACATGCGCAGTCAGCAGCTGCCAATTGTAGATGTCATTGTCGTATGTAACCAGCTTATTACTCAAGACAGGTCCGAAATGTCCAATACGACGATATGAATATCGGCAGCGTTACCCCACGTTAATGGTTTTTGCAAAGTCTGCAGCTGGTCTGCATTAGCCAGCCTTATTCATCAATGGCTGTTCTATGCATAAAGCTGGCGTCTCTACGTCGCCGCAGATAAGACATCAGTCTTTCACCCGCTTGAAGAATACATGTCCATCTTAGCGGGTGCATGTGTAGTAGACATGTGGAAATTTTGGAACATGCATTATATCACTCAGCATGGTTAACTTTGAAGCATAAATCATGGACCGAGTGCTCACTAGTCTCTGATCTCTATTTATAGCGGCCGCCCTATCACGATGTGCATCTCAGCCTCAGATGACGCTTCTGGAAGGTGGTTGGGGAAAGTCCAAGTAAGGGTTGTATTTGCGACGTTTAGGACAAATCCTAGAGCTTAATAGGATGGGAGTGGCGGGAAACGAAACAAGCAATGCACGCTATTCGTAGCCTTGCTCTTATTTTGCCCTATGCTTGTCGTTTGTAGATAGTACAACTTATTTCCTTGGCTAGTATACCAACGCTTACAGCAACAGACTGTGTCGTTCAAAATGTGCCGAAGCCTGTGCTGAGGGTCGTATTAGGCTCATGGGGCCGCTTCTAAGCGAGCATGATTGGGGGATAAAGTGAGTTCGTCTCATGAGATCCCGGGAGCATTGTTATTGGGTGCAACCTTGTTGAAGTCTGGGCCACTGTCAGAGATGTGCTGGTGTGTACTGACCACGGGATAGATGTCATCAACCCCTGATCATTACCATCCGCGTTCGACAGGGTTGTGGGTGGCCACACGGCTGGCGAGAAGGTCCAGACTCTAGACCACGATCAATTTGTCCCAAACTGGCTGGTGGTACATCTCGGATTGCATGCAGGGCTCCCGGACGGCACGTTCGTGTTGAACAAATGGACAACAGTGCCGACATCCCACAATTGGCGGTACAATTTAATGCACGTCAAAGGTACTAGACCCATTGATGCGGAGTTGGGATTGCTCAAAGTAGGAACATCTTGTTCCACATAGGTGCGTGAGAAAAGACGAAGCCCGCAGCAATGTACtagcagcttcttcaactccagATCCCGGGCCCTCGCCAAGCTGTGTCCGCTTCCATGAGGCACGACGAATTCAGTGGTCAATCGTACCTGTCAAGTAGCCGCATATCTCCGATATTGTGCACATCGATTCTCCGGCATTTCACAGCGTAGTGGCCGGAAAGACATGCGTGCTTATACATACATAGCAGCGAGCTGGAATCTTGCGTCAAAC
Protein-coding sequences here:
- a CDS encoding muconate cycloisomerase I, MLE (similar to Metarhizium robertsii ARSEF 23 XP_007823929.1) yields the protein MHSHSTQEDPEWSTASADCRLDFHVGSFNVPYIFTLQFNPSNNQLSVSSITNATGPHSWLSLSPDQRTLYATAWTEPISTIAAYRSVDSGDALQLLGSKPVRNKPGYVSCSDTHIYCVGGNTGEVFRVDRNGGIGDLVQELDFAIDEEHEKPDTGASRHSVPHGDFGGLRHGAHGCDLSHDEKALFVADIGRNCTWSFSVNKTEKLVLQDQQKHVAPRADDGPRHVWPHPNGKVLYVVQEHSSIVDVFYIQRDRAGVVKSLNHAHGASLLPEGECAAHYWADEVRLSTESNPRYLFASTRGLESHTNGYVCVFGLNQNGTLTQTVAIDIWETPTSGGIANAIEPAPWSTRVSQACPSKHFIAMTDSEACKVFILSFDGKTICMVNSTVLEVPMRNQVGQKMLAQPATAIWVRPKA